From the Dunckerocampus dactyliophorus isolate RoL2022-P2 chromosome 12, RoL_Ddac_1.1, whole genome shotgun sequence genome, one window contains:
- the igsf10 gene encoding immunoglobulin superfamily member 10 isoform X2, with product MSFTSTMSDCRGSYLQRCVLPGGALSLLILLAAMLPVRGDCPETCVCSVPSEVHCTFRYLNAVPAHIQPAVERINLGYNSITVLRKNALSGLEKLELLMLHSNLIHSIEDRTFQDLRSLQVLKMSYNKVKELNKQTFKGLESLQRLYMDHNHIEFISPEAFYGLTSLQLVHLEGNRLQQLHPDTFITLRHSQVFKVSSVRTIHLSDNLLTSLPAEIFSGCNHLENLFLHGNRWACDCRIKWFALWTQKNTGVLKCKRDRRYPRGQLCPVCDHPSLYNKRPLSLLPTEAFTCTKPWIWSHLKQKNISMDEGDFTLVSPRDFVAPLGSIQMNMTDQFQSGASLLCTVQRPSHFDNLSLTLEEEAGNNITALAASITTYLVCNTDYEHIRNLWQVLAAYSETPMRLERGLMLAKSPEMVYKYKQKLVEDEPHSNIDAEIKALPAWLMQGEVNLQLDRATTTFSTLHIKYQSVVNLRIENTALMKDSYSWTMIKKDNKTKTEHTVITGGVAQLICQVRGEPKPLLEWILPDGIKVRAPYMSEDSRIIITAEGKLTLRGADVSDTGLYRCIATNYLDADILVFRVTVLSPDVEEADVNGVQISQRLRENILFDCSATASPEASIQWILPDHSVLDTSHGNRKVYKNGTLLIEGLTARDRGFYRCLVSNHLGVDLLVSQVMVSEPSEVVTGFDIDGSGMEMESRVDPTLTDHPVTPTDRDTEESVGITLHRPHPKLRSRGKGGSGGRMGHRRYSVNNRRTFGSRVFDKATRKVDPVKFAELMKKAQDGAKENIQTGRQMIKESKTDFSNNDEIGSGEVHDDNLILLTTILPNSHNRQEGSVFGTGNRQSDITTKNSVEDKLATDSMTIQKSVFKHIPVESERERVTSHDPVSHNTGIFSFDGMTEHYSLERTTKPQTLTDSSQETQLQSSGEHPAEPDTSTEASLSSTIDPNVTPMKDGTDPMEYFVHSDPESQSTITAVTTTQRREDQITFHTTQTIKSPPLGSTIISRQHIHIIPHKNNRGGGRRRTFHGRRRILKPNRITDIQSIINKLIQPSEQNTTEPYRFELSTGKELSISTTPFGGREKGGNKKTTKRQRKPLITTETVTTPQISTVTFTTSPTTLLPITAHPLTITKDLIPSPKTKTTVSLFEDDNYGDSFSADFEVPNLKPSVQHHTTISPTYYPTTAKTPLESLTLASPPTVKPPSGRKSDKELVYGSGRLPDDFSTSRRGSNGKRGRQGRRRGPSKGSRPLKKPKTTKLYPTNAPESRKKPTTEIVVEGIIQTTVVPHKSFSKPLHTPSRPIYITPGTSEQETYAYKEVDWGISYTPTKTPFIHSTPQMPSTSRGPYKTVQNRLHSSYRPPTQRNNDHTTVARRTRPTVQSGAKDNADKVISFATMTIYTAKQNYTNTYNSNNVEHLHVTMSPTVAGLEQTTKVPSSKPRIVGGNAASFMVLSSSDAFLPCEAVGDPLPEISWKRFSSSTGNTVTIKGRIGKFEVFSNGTLAIRNANIKDRGQYLCIAENAHGSDKLIVTLSVVAYPSRILEPKMREIKSHAGNTVEMKCNTEGRPTPTISWILANRTQVRGQNTANGRVTVTAGGALVITQVSVFDRGHYKCIASNPAGADTATVRLHVVAAPPDILEEKRQQVKAVLNQNLWLHCTGQGNPKPRIHWVLHDGLVVSSDRFSWDNRISVHENGTLHIKDVTLNDKGKYECIATSSTGSERRVVTLTVEKKESAPKIIATSHYVTELYFGDQLKLDCSAKGDPKPRIMWRLPSETVVDQWHGMGSRFQVLENGTLIINSVIDKDAGDYHCVAKSATGDDQQLMRVKVSMKPAKIEHKLSSGKKKVFYGNDLKVDCKASGAPKPEISWGLPDGTLVNSALQADSFSGGGRIRRYTLFDNGTLYLNEVSMSEEGDYTCIAENQGGKDEMHVHITVVTAAPKIRQDSKTFARLKPGGNIRFDCEAVGEPKPKILWTLPNNDIIAASNERYLLHVNGSLDIRNVKPIDTGEYVCMARNPAGENRKVYRLEIDGNPPVINGYHQNRTVIKDFSTKYSRKLMDCKTEGNPTPTITWIMPDNIFLRAPYFGGRINVHHNGTLEIRNVRTTDTGEFICMARNDGGEAVMVIQLEVTNTLRRPIFKNPFNERIVSPLGKTNVLNCSADGHPKPEITWILPNGTRRTGGHNSQDGTLVIYNSRIEDAGKYRCGAKNIMGYIEKLIILDVGQKPFILTRPRGIIRSMFGEPLYLHCLSDGNPKPRVYWTLPGGHTLTRPQVLGRYKFQENGTLIVQDTTLHDRGNYVCRARNDAGEALLTVPVVIIAYPPRITTMPPPSLSVMAGTPIKLNCAAVGLPKPEITWELPDYSILSTAQHGRPMGSELLHLQGTLIIQRLTALDSGTYKCLAKNHLGTDLKAVYVHVL from the exons ATGAGTTTTACATCCACGATGAGCGACTGCAGAGGGTCTTACCTGCAGAGGTGTGTGCTCCCAGGGGGGGCTCTGTCGTTGTTGATCCTGTTGGCCGCTATGCTACCGGTGAGGGGTGACTGTCCCGAAACGTGCGTGTGCTCCGTGCCGAGTGAAGTGCACTGCACCTTCCGATACCTGAACGCAGTCCCTGCCCACATCCAGCCAGCTGTGGAAAGAATTAATCTTGG atACAACAGTATAACTGTCTTACGAAAGAATGCTCTTTCGGGACTGGAGAAATTAGAATTACTAATGCTGCATAGCAACCTTATTCACAGTATTGAGGACAGAACATTCCAGGACCTACGCTCGCTACAA GTCCTGAAGATGTCCTATAATAAAGTAAAGGAACTCAACAAACAGACATTCAAAGGCCTGGAGAGTCTGCAGAGACTCTACATGGACCACAATCACATTGAGTTCATCAGCCCAGAAGCTTTCTACGGCCTCACCAGTCTACAGTTGGTCCATCTGGAGGGCAACCGCCTGCAGCAGCTCCACCCGGACACATTCATCACCCTCAGACACAGCCAGGTGTTCAAGGTGTCCTCGGTCAGGACCATCCACTTGTCTGACAACCTTCTCACCAGCTTGCCTGCAGAGATTTTTTCAGGGTGCAACCACTTGGAGAACCTCTTCCTCCACGGCAACCgctgggcgtgtgattgtcgaATAAAATGGTTTGCACTGTGGACGCAGAAGAACACAG GAGTGCTAAAATGCAAGCGGGATAGGAGGTATCCTCGAGGCCAGCTGTGTCCTGTTTGTGATCATCCTTCCCTGTACAACAAGCGACCCCTCTCTCTTCTTCCTACGGAGGCCTTCACTTGTACTAAACCCTGGATTTGGTCCCATCTGAAGCAGAAAAACATCAGCATGGATGAAGGGGATTTTACACTAGTTTCTCCAAGAGATTTTGTTGCTCCACTCGGGTCCATACAAATGAACATGACAGATCAGTTTCAGAGTGGTGCCAGCCTACTATGCACTGTCCAAAGGCCATCTCATTTTGACAACCTTTCACTTACTTTGGAGGAGGAGGCTGGTAACAATATCACTGCACTTGCAGCAAGCATCACAACATATCTGGTTTGTAACACTGACTATGAACACATTCGAAATTTGTGGCAAGTCCTAGCAGCCTACAGCGAGACTCCCATGAGACTGGAAAGAGGCTTGATGTTGGCTAAAAGTCCAGAAATGGTGTACAAATATAAGCAAAAGTTGGTTGAGGATGAGCCACACTCGAACATTGATGCTGAAATCAAAGCCCTTCCAGCATGGTTGATGCAAGGTGAGGTCAACCTGCAGCTCGACCGTGCTACCACCACTTTTTCTACTCTGCATATCAAGTACCAGTCTGTGGTCAACTTACGCATAGAAAACACAGCGCTTATGAAGGACAGCTACTCGTGGACCATGATAAAGAAAGACAACAAAACCAAGACTGAACACACCGTAATAACAG GTGGTGTGGCACAGCTTATCTGTCAAGTCCGGGGAGAGCCCAAGCCTTTGTTGGAGTGGATTTTACCAGATGGAATTAAGGTTCGAGCCCCTTACATGAGTGAGGACAGTAGGATCATAATCACAGCTGAAGGGAAACTCACTCTTCGGGGTGCAGATGTCTCGGACACAGGCCTCTATCGCTGCATTGCCACAAACTACTTGGATGCAGACATTCTAGTTTTTAGAGTGACAGTTCTCTCTCCTGATGTGGAGGAGGCCGATGTCAATGGTGTCCAGATATCACAGAGACTGAGGGAGAATATTCTTTTTGACTGCAGCGCCACGGCAAGTCCTGAGGCTTCTATACAATGGATACTCCCAGACCACTCAGTACTGGATACGTCCCATGGAAACAGGAAAGTGTATAAGAATGGCACCCTGCTGATTGAGGGTCTCACTGCGAGGGATCGAGGATTTTATCGGTGTTTAGTATCTAATCACTTGGGAGTTGACCTTTTGGTTTCTCAAGTGATGGTAAGTGAACCCTCTGAGGTGGTGACAGGTTTTGATATTGACGGATCCGGGATGGAGATGGAAAGCCGGGTGGACCCAACTTTAACTGACCACCCAGTCACCCCCACTGACAGAGATACGGAGGAATCAGTGGGCATCACTTTACATCGACCTCATCCCAAACTGAGGTCACGGGGAAAAGGAGGTTCAGGAGGTAGAATGGGACACAGGAGGTATTCAGTCAACAACAGACGCACGTTTGGCAGTAGGGTCTTTGATAAAGCAACAAGGAAAGTGGATCCAGTGAAATTTGCAGAATTGATGAAGAAGGCTCAAGATGGAGCTAAAGAAAACATTCAAACAGGGAGACAGATGATAAAAGAGTCAAAGACTGATTTTTCAAACAATGATGAAATTGGCTCTGGTGAGGTACACGATGACAATCTCATTTTGCTTACTACGATTTTGCCAAATTCACATAACCGCCAAGAAGGTAGTGTATTTGGGACGGGAAACAGACAGTCTGACATAACCACGAAAAACAGCGTAGAGGACAAACTAGCAACAGATTCTATGACAATTCAAAAATCTGTATTTAAACACATTCCAGTGGAAAGTGAAAGAGAGAGAGTCACGTCACATGACCCAGTTTCACACAACACAGGCATCTTTAGTTTTGATGGAATGACTGAGCATTATTCCCTTGAAAGAACTACCAAACCACAAACTCTGACAGATTCCTCACAAGAAACTCAGCTCCAGTCCTCCGGAGAACATCCTGCAGAACCAGACACATCCACTGAGGCATCACTGTCATCTACAATTGATCCTAATGTAACTCCAATGAAGGATGGCACAGACCCCATGGAGTATTTCGTCCATTCAGATCCAGAAAGTCAGTCTACAATCACAGCCGTCACCACCACACAGAGACGGGAAGATCAAATCACCTTCCACACAACGCAAACAATAAAATCTCCACCTTTGGGGTCCACCATTATCTCCCGCCAGCACATTCATATCATCCCACACAAGAACAATAGAGGAGGGGGGCGCAGGAGAACGTTCCATGGCCGCAGAAGAATCCTTAAACCCAACAGGATAACTGACATACAGTCCATTATCAACAAACTCATTCAGCCATCAGAGCAGAATACTACAGAACCATACAGATTTGAACTTTCCACAG gTAAGGAGCTATCCATTTCTACAACGCCATTTGGGGGACGAGAGAAAGgaggcaacaaaaaaacaactaaaagacAAAGGAAACCATTAATCACCACGGAAACTGTAACAACTCCTCAGATTTCAACAGTAACATTCACTACATCCCCTACTACTCTGCTACCCATCACTGCTCACCCACTGACTATAACCAAGGATCTTATCccttccccaaaaacaaagaccacaGTAAGCTTATTTGAAGACGACAACTATGGAGATTCATTCTCGGCagattttgaagtgccaaatcTGAAGCCCAGTGTCCAGCATCATACTACAATTAGCCCTACGTATTACCCCACCACTGCTAAAACACCACTAGAATCACTAACTCTTGCTTCACCACCGACGGTCAAACCACCTTCAGGGAGAAAGTCTGACAAAGAACTTGTCTATGGCTCTGGTAGACTCCCTGATGATTTTTCTACAAGCAGGAGAGGATCCAATGGAAAGAGAGGCCggcaaggaagaagaagaggacccTCTAAGGGAAGTCGACCTTTAAAGAAacctaaaacaacaaaattgtATCCTACGAACGCACCTGAGTCCCGCAAGAAACCAACGACTGAGATAGTCGTGGAAGGGATCATCCAGACAACTGTAGTGCCCCACAAGAGTTTCTCCAAACCCCTGCACACACCATCAAGGCCAATATACATAACTCCAGGGACATCAGAGCAGGAGACATACGCTTACAAAGAAGTCGACTGGGGCATTTCTTATACTCCAACCAAAAcacctttcattcattcaacacCACAAATGCCATCTACATCAAGGGGACCTTATAAAACAGTTCAGAACAGACTCCACAGTTCTTATCGACCCCCAACACAGAGGAATAATGATCACACAACAGTTGCAAGGAGAACCAGACCTACAGTTCAAAGTGGTGCCAAAGACAATGCAGATAAAGTCATTTCTtttgctacaatgacaatatACACAGCAAAGCAAAACTACACCAATAcatacaacagcaacaatgtagaacatctCCATGTCACTATGAGTCCCACTGTTGCTGGTTTAGAACAAACTACTAAGGTCCCATCAAGCAAACCCAGGATAGTTGGTGGCAATGCAGCCAGTTTTATGGTCTTGTCCAGCTCGGATGCTTTTCTGCCCTGTGAGGCTGTCGGAGACCCTCTGCCAGAAATATCCTGGAAACGCTTCTCCTCAAGCACAG GAAACACAGTTACCATTAAGGGAAGAATAGGCAAGTTTGAGGTGTTCAGCAATGGCACATTGGCAATACGGAATGCCAACATCAAGGACCGTGGCCAGTATCTTTGTATCGCTGAGAATGCTCATGGGTCAGATAAACTTATTGTCACCCTCTCTGTGGTGGCTTACCCATCACGTATCCTAGAGCCCAAAATGCGTGAGATTAAGTCTCATGCAGGAAATACTGTGGagatgaagtgtaatacagagGGTCGGCCCACACCTACAATATCCTGGATTCTGGCAAACCGGACACAAGTAAGAGGGCAAAACACAGCAAATGGAAGGGTGACGGTGACTGCTGGTGGCGCTCTAGTCATTACACAGGTATCTGTTTTTGATAGAGGTCATTACAAGTGCATTGCTAGTAACCCAGCTGGAGCTGATACTGCTACAGTCCGCCTGCATGTGGTAGCTGCTCCGCCAGATATCTTGGAGGAGAAACGTCAACAGGTGAAGGCTGTTTTAAACCAAAACCTATGGCTGCACTGCACAGGACAAGGCAACCCTAAACCTAGGATTCACTGGGTGCTGCATGACGGTTTGGTAGTCAGTTCAGACAGATTTTCCTGGGACAATAGGATATCTGTTCATGAGAATGGAACCCTGCACATCAAGGATGTGACTCTAAATGATAAGGGTAAATATGAATGTATTGCAACCAGCTCTACAGGCTCAGAACGAAGGGTGGTGACTCTGACAGTCGAGAAAAAAGAATCTGCACCGAAAATAATAGCAACATCCCATTATGTTACTGAGTTGTATTTTGGAGATCAGCTGAAACTGGACTGCTCAGCAAAAGGAGACCCTAAACCAAGGATTATGTGGAGGTTACCCTCTGAAACAGTGGTGGACCAGTGGCACGG GATGGGTAGCAGATTCCAGGTTCTGGAAAATGGCACACTCATCATCAACTCTGTGATTGATAAAGACGCAGGAGACTATCACTGTGTTGCTAAAAGTGCAACTGGTGATGACCAACAACTTATGAGGGTCAAGGTGTCAATGAAGCCCGCTAAAATAGAGCATAAGCTCTCTTCTGGCAAGaagaaggttttctatggtaATGACTTAAAGGTTGACTGTAAAGCCTCTGGGGCTCCAAAGCCAGAAATCTCCTGGGGACTTCCAGATGGTACCCTTGTTAACAGTGCTCTGCAGGCAGATTCCTTTAGTGGAGGAGGGAGAATACGACGCTACACTCTGTTTGACAATGGAACACTCTACCTAAATGAA GTCAGCATGTCAGAGGAAGGCGACTACACTTGCATTGCTGAGAACCAAGGTGGAAAAGATGAGATGCACGTACATATCACTGTGGTGACTGCCGCTCCGAAGATACGCCAAGACAGCAAGACCTTTGCCAGACTAAAGCCTGGAGGTAACATCCGCTTTGACTGTGAAGCAGTTGGTGAACCCAAACCTAAGATTCTGTGGACGTTGCCTAACAATGACATCATCGCAGCGTCCAACGAACGCTACTTACTGCATGTAAATGGCTCTCTAGATATAAGGAATGTAAAGCCAATTGACACTGGAGAATATGTTTGTATGGCTCGCAACCCTGCTGGTGAAAACAGAAAAGTGTATAGGCTTGAAATTGATGGTAACCCACCAGTGATCAATGGCTACCATCAGAATAGGACAGTAATAAAAGATTTCTCCACAAAATATTCAAGGAAGCTTATGGACTGTAAAACTGAAGGCAATCCCACTCCTACAATCACCTGGATAATGCCCGATAACATCTTTCTGAGAGCACCATACTTTGGTGGTAGAATTAATGTCCATCATAATGGGACTTTAGAAATTCGTAATGTGCGTACTACCGATACGGGAGAGTTCATCTGCATGGCCAGGAATGATGGTGGAGAGGCGGTAATGGTCATACAGCTCGAGGTGACCAATACGCTTCGAAGGCCTATCTTTAAGAACCCTTTCAACGAGCGGATTGTCTCTCCATTGGGGAAGACCAATGTTCTGAACTGCTCTGCTGATGGACACCCAAAGCCAGAGATCACCTGGATCCTGCCTAATGGAACACGACGTACAGGTGGGCATAACTCCCAAGATGGGACTTTGGTCATCTACAACTCTCGCATTGAGGATGCTGGGAAATACCGCTGTGGTGCCAAGAATATCATGGGCTACATAGAAAAGCTAATCATTTTGGATGTTGGACAGAAGCCTTTCATCCTGACGAGGCCACGGGGGATCATACGCAGTATGTTTGGGGAACCTCTATACCTTCACTGTCTATCTGATGGAAATCCAAAACCTAGGGTCTACTGGACCCTCCCTGGGGGCCACACTCTCACGCGGCCTCAAGTCCTGGGACGCTACAAGTTCCAAGAGAACGGTACACTAATTGTCCAAGACACCACTCTCCATGACAGAGGGAACTATGTCTGCAGAGCTCGGAATGATGCGGGGGAGGCTTTGCTAACCGTCCCTGTTGTTATCATCGCCTACCCTCCACGCATCACTACGATGCCACCCCCTAGCTTGAGTGTAATGGCTGGGACACCTATCAAGCTAAACTGTGCTGCTGTTGGATTACCCAAACCAGAGATCACCTGGGAGTTGCCTGATTATTCCATTCTGTCTACAGCACAACATGGGAGGCCGATGGGAAGTGAGTTGCTTCACCTTCAGGGTACGCTAATCATTCAGAGACTCACAGCCTTAGACTCTGGCACTTATAAGTGTCTGGCCAAGAACCACCTGGGCACAGACCTGAAGGCTGTATATGTGCATGTGCTGTAG